From the Streptomyces nigrescens genome, one window contains:
- a CDS encoding CU044_2847 family protein encodes MPHLSELSLADGTSIRLELAPATAASPPAQSQEADLPDGMGPTVPVARGGAAAGAGAVAAMRTTLRPLGPLLQEIHDAVTASERPPHEMSVQFGVQVGQDLKLGIVGANGHASLTITATWQPQRAE; translated from the coding sequence GTGCCACATCTCTCAGAACTCAGCCTTGCCGACGGGACGTCGATCCGCCTGGAGCTGGCCCCGGCGACCGCGGCGTCACCCCCGGCGCAGTCCCAAGAGGCCGACCTGCCGGACGGTATGGGCCCGACCGTGCCGGTGGCCCGGGGCGGCGCCGCGGCCGGAGCCGGTGCCGTCGCGGCGATGCGGACGACGCTGCGTCCGCTCGGGCCGCTGCTCCAGGAGATCCATGATGCGGTCACCGCGTCCGAACGACCGCCGCACGAGATGTCGGTGCAGTTCGGGGTGCAGGTCGGCCAGGACCTCAAGCTCGGGATCGTCGGGGCCAACGGCCATGCGAGTCTGACGATCACGGCGACCTGGCAGCCGCAGCGGGCGGAGTAA
- a CDS encoding trypsin-like peptidase domain-containing protein, which translates to MGWFRAASGTDDAADPRFRVASVLDAGDGKAAGAAVVLTQHHLLTCAHVVNDALGKDLFDDSRPEGATLRVQTHGPSGAQLHEAQPVHWLPPRRLDGTDGPPGRGELEWAGDLAVLRVNAELCCPAPPEFRRMRVGQSVRAWHGSALSGSYADVRVKTCDSRVGYLDGALSGMAIGPAYSGGPLWSDAEGAVVGLVAACVLPPVDQVYDSRHVTRRSWAIPWQRIEAELRAAGAGALLDRPVRDDDPAQAVLADLLANVLPAPMFRADYARAVAERCGLGHPTDGSAPTPEEFARILVTEERALAALTEALRSRDPGAVSALIAAGKLSAVPRLLSPREHDRLLAQLTGLPGELVDLLPEAVRAALPLVAELPYDAGFPELLGRLEQLSGDSRSGPGELRVPGLLRAVEFMAVLCPPPERARLRLWADGVAARLGIPPSSLRERRADADEWALGRNRRTRPPRLLVHLVKAGADAFHLRLWSDDGMGPHRAPTETGRRYSAAETAEAVLQLLERLCRTAPEGVRPVVEVLLDRDCLELPVDEWEFADPDGLIPGVLGAEYALVVHCPELLRRNERFLTDWRHRWDRLESSGPLRITGPSTGVREVYGKLLDRRDAARVSVEVSARARMEIIQVCLAMGVPVVLWDRGPAHEVSHAVQQVSESPARALPEQVRSYRAKTLHRPADHPGRPVLAWADPDRALPELQLSEPTELI; encoded by the coding sequence ATGGGCTGGTTCCGCGCCGCATCGGGCACCGACGATGCGGCGGATCCCCGCTTCCGGGTGGCGTCGGTGCTGGATGCCGGGGACGGCAAAGCGGCGGGCGCGGCCGTGGTGCTGACGCAGCATCATCTGCTCACCTGCGCCCATGTCGTCAATGACGCGCTCGGGAAGGACCTCTTCGACGACAGCCGGCCGGAGGGGGCCACACTGCGGGTGCAGACACACGGCCCGTCCGGTGCGCAGCTGCACGAAGCGCAGCCCGTCCACTGGCTCCCGCCGCGCCGGCTCGACGGAACGGACGGTCCGCCGGGCCGTGGCGAGCTGGAGTGGGCGGGCGATCTGGCGGTCCTCAGGGTCAACGCCGAGTTATGCTGCCCGGCTCCGCCGGAGTTCCGGCGGATGCGGGTGGGCCAGTCCGTGCGCGCCTGGCACGGCAGCGCGCTGAGCGGCTCGTACGCCGATGTCCGGGTGAAGACCTGTGACAGCCGGGTCGGCTACCTGGACGGCGCGCTCTCCGGCATGGCGATCGGGCCCGCCTACAGCGGCGGCCCCCTGTGGTCGGATGCCGAGGGCGCGGTCGTGGGACTCGTGGCCGCCTGTGTGCTGCCGCCGGTCGACCAGGTCTACGACTCCCGGCATGTCACCCGCCGCAGTTGGGCCATCCCGTGGCAGCGGATCGAGGCGGAGCTGCGGGCGGCCGGCGCCGGGGCACTGCTCGACCGGCCGGTCCGTGACGACGATCCCGCGCAGGCCGTCCTGGCCGATCTGCTGGCGAATGTGCTGCCCGCGCCGATGTTCCGGGCCGACTACGCCAGGGCGGTCGCCGAGCGCTGCGGCCTCGGGCACCCCACGGACGGTTCCGCCCCGACTCCCGAGGAGTTCGCGCGGATTCTGGTGACCGAGGAGCGGGCGCTGGCGGCGCTGACGGAAGCGCTGCGCTCCCGGGACCCGGGTGCCGTCTCGGCGCTGATCGCGGCGGGGAAGCTGTCCGCGGTGCCCCGGCTGCTGTCGCCGCGGGAGCACGACCGGCTGCTGGCCCAGCTGACGGGGCTGCCGGGCGAGCTCGTGGATCTGCTGCCCGAGGCCGTACGGGCCGCGCTGCCGCTGGTCGCGGAACTCCCCTACGACGCCGGGTTCCCCGAGCTGCTCGGCAGGCTGGAACAGCTCTCCGGTGACAGCCGTTCCGGACCGGGCGAACTGCGGGTGCCCGGGCTGCTGCGGGCGGTCGAATTCATGGCGGTGCTGTGTCCCCCTCCGGAGCGGGCCCGGCTGCGGCTGTGGGCCGACGGCGTCGCCGCCCGCCTCGGTATCCCCCCGTCCTCGCTGCGGGAGCGCCGTGCCGACGCGGACGAATGGGCGCTCGGGCGGAACCGGCGCACCCGGCCGCCGCGGCTGTTGGTGCACCTGGTCAAGGCCGGTGCGGACGCCTTCCATCTGCGTCTGTGGAGCGACGACGGGATGGGCCCGCACCGGGCGCCGACCGAGACCGGCCGCCGGTACAGCGCGGCGGAGACCGCCGAGGCGGTGCTGCAGCTCCTGGAACGGCTCTGCCGGACCGCTCCCGAGGGCGTCCGGCCGGTCGTCGAGGTCCTCCTCGACCGTGACTGTCTCGAACTCCCCGTGGACGAGTGGGAGTTCGCCGATCCGGACGGCCTGATCCCGGGGGTGCTGGGCGCGGAGTACGCCCTGGTGGTGCACTGTCCGGAACTCCTGCGCCGCAACGAGCGTTTTCTCACCGACTGGCGCCACCGCTGGGACCGTCTGGAATCCTCCGGCCCCCTGCGCATCACCGGTCCGTCCACCGGAGTGCGCGAGGTGTACGGCAAGTTGCTCGACCGGCGCGATGCCGCCCGGGTGTCGGTGGAGGTGTCCGCACGGGCCCGGATGGAGATCATCCAGGTGTGTCTGGCGATGGGCGTTCCGGTCGTGCTGTGGGACCGCGGTCCGGCACACGAGGTGTCGCATGCCGTTCAGCAGGTGTCGGAGTCTCCGGCCCGCGCACTGCCCGAGCAGGTCCGTTCCTACCGCGCCAAGACCCTGCACCGTCCCGCCGACCATCCGGGCAGGCCCGTCCTCGCCTGGGCCGACCCCGACCGCGCCCTGCCCGAACTCCAGCTTTCCGAACCCACGGAGCTCATATGA
- a CDS encoding SpoIIE family protein phosphatase, which translates to MAYDDGFRRTEAVQAVTARVLGSTGAELTAVYVPAEGDSVLQLAEMVGGSGVPYGLPTSYPVSGNSPVAAAFRGGAPLWLGPAELAEYDLTGSPDSPGADPWDGAGKPPADVSLGVLPLGVSGRLLGCLVVMDKATDAFDADRRHLLELHADQVAAGLDAVAARVMAQTERRSLLGPGLDTLRGGAFTLVLRTGRMDADAQVLELFGIAPEEFDRRVETLLERTVPDDVPALMSIVEPGGLPTAGQQMSIRIRRPNGELRWLSLRSRVLVDAGGAPERMLGVVADASYLRPTADEVSIVQRLSTALAGATTIRDVSRVVVSALRAPLGADRVAVAELEADRFVVSVLDPPEPGAWPDAWRSEWRSEWPDAACHSMPTLESVLRAGHVALWPPGAALEPDLVGIGPGGLAVLPLPAEGRIVGVCLIGWDEEHHFGPEERSLLTATAGLVGQALVRAHALDAGHELATMLQRSLLPRKLPSLPGGVAVARYLPATMGLEVGGDWYDVIPLSDGHVALVIGDVEGHSAGAATIMGQMRTAIRAYAVEGHPPDVVIAHANRLLLGMETDLFATCCYVDLDMEEGIAWFVRAGHLPPLLRLPDGSTEELPVEGGPPLGVAEDGEFPLTEVGLAPGTVLALLTDGLAESASLPLEDGIRRVRAALAAADPADAGQLADDLLGGAKRRDDDVALLVLRYDGMRVRPTRVRWTVWRLPDAVMHARRFTGRTLRSWGVTEELDVALLVVSELVTNAIAHTQGEVRLDLTLAADRLRVAVNDASPRAPVKPTSVDWESTGGRGLLLVEAMSASWGSVPLSGGKQVWSEITLEPGERLGAAEAAGADVRPNGEEVR; encoded by the coding sequence GTGGCTTATGACGACGGCTTCCGGCGTACGGAGGCGGTGCAGGCAGTGACCGCACGAGTCCTTGGGTCTACCGGGGCTGAGCTGACCGCCGTCTACGTGCCGGCCGAAGGGGACAGCGTTCTTCAGCTGGCCGAGATGGTCGGAGGCTCCGGCGTCCCCTACGGATTGCCGACGAGCTATCCGGTGTCCGGCAACTCTCCGGTCGCCGCGGCCTTCCGCGGCGGCGCCCCTCTGTGGCTGGGCCCGGCGGAGCTCGCGGAGTACGACCTGACCGGTTCCCCTGACAGCCCCGGCGCCGACCCCTGGGACGGTGCCGGGAAGCCGCCGGCCGATGTCTCCCTGGGCGTGCTGCCGCTGGGCGTGAGCGGGCGGCTCCTGGGGTGCCTGGTGGTGATGGACAAGGCCACCGACGCCTTCGACGCGGACCGCCGTCATCTCCTGGAGCTGCACGCCGACCAGGTGGCCGCGGGGCTGGATGCCGTCGCGGCCCGGGTCATGGCGCAGACGGAGCGGCGGTCGCTGCTGGGGCCGGGGCTGGACACCCTCCGGGGCGGCGCTTTCACGCTGGTGCTGCGCACCGGACGGATGGACGCGGACGCACAGGTGCTGGAGCTGTTCGGCATCGCTCCTGAGGAGTTCGACCGGCGGGTGGAGACGCTGCTGGAGCGCACCGTACCGGACGACGTGCCCGCGCTGATGTCGATCGTGGAGCCGGGCGGGCTGCCCACGGCCGGCCAGCAGATGTCGATCCGTATCCGCCGGCCCAACGGCGAGCTGCGCTGGCTGAGCCTGCGCAGCCGGGTGCTGGTCGACGCCGGCGGCGCCCCGGAGCGGATGCTGGGGGTGGTCGCCGACGCCTCGTATCTGCGTCCCACCGCCGACGAGGTCTCCATCGTGCAGCGGCTGTCGACCGCGCTGGCCGGCGCCACGACGATCCGGGACGTCAGCCGGGTGGTGGTCTCCGCGCTGCGGGCGCCGCTGGGGGCGGACCGGGTGGCGGTGGCCGAGCTGGAGGCGGACCGGTTCGTGGTGTCCGTCCTCGACCCCCCGGAGCCCGGTGCCTGGCCCGATGCGTGGCGGTCCGAATGGCGGTCCGAGTGGCCTGATGCGGCCTGCCACTCCATGCCCACGCTGGAGAGCGTGCTGCGCGCCGGGCATGTCGCCCTGTGGCCGCCGGGAGCGGCCCTCGAACCCGACCTTGTGGGCATCGGGCCCGGCGGGCTCGCCGTGCTGCCGCTGCCGGCCGAGGGCCGGATCGTCGGGGTGTGCCTGATCGGATGGGACGAGGAGCACCACTTCGGGCCGGAGGAGCGGTCCTTGCTGACCGCGACCGCGGGCCTGGTGGGGCAGGCCCTGGTGCGCGCCCATGCGCTGGACGCCGGGCACGAGCTCGCCACGATGCTCCAGCGCAGCCTGCTGCCCCGCAAGCTGCCGTCGCTGCCCGGTGGGGTGGCCGTCGCCCGCTATCTGCCCGCCACGATGGGGCTCGAAGTGGGCGGCGACTGGTACGACGTCATTCCGCTCTCCGACGGCCATGTCGCGCTCGTCATCGGCGATGTGGAGGGCCACAGCGCCGGCGCCGCCACGATCATGGGGCAGATGCGCACGGCCATCAGGGCCTACGCGGTGGAGGGCCACCCGCCCGATGTGGTGATCGCCCACGCCAACCGGCTGCTCCTCGGTATGGAGACCGATCTCTTCGCCACCTGCTGCTATGTGGACCTGGACATGGAGGAGGGCATCGCCTGGTTCGTCCGGGCCGGGCATCTGCCGCCGCTGCTGCGGCTCCCCGACGGCAGCACCGAGGAACTGCCGGTCGAGGGCGGGCCTCCGCTGGGGGTGGCCGAGGACGGTGAGTTCCCGCTGACCGAGGTGGGTCTGGCCCCCGGCACCGTGCTCGCCCTGCTCACGGACGGCCTGGCGGAGTCGGCCAGCCTCCCCCTGGAGGACGGCATCCGCCGGGTGCGTGCGGCGCTCGCCGCGGCCGATCCGGCCGATGCCGGTCAGCTCGCCGATGACCTCCTCGGGGGCGCGAAGCGGCGGGACGACGATGTGGCCCTGCTGGTGCTGCGCTACGACGGGATGCGGGTCCGCCCGACCCGGGTGCGCTGGACGGTGTGGCGGCTGCCGGACGCCGTCATGCACGCCCGCCGCTTCACCGGGCGCACCCTGCGCTCCTGGGGTGTGACCGAGGAGCTGGACGTGGCCCTGCTGGTGGTGTCCGAGCTGGTCACCAACGCCATCGCCCATACCCAGGGGGAGGTACGGCTGGATCTGACGCTGGCCGCGGACCGGCTGCGGGTCGCGGTGAACGATGCGTCGCCCCGCGCCCCCGTCAAGCCGACGAGCGTGGACTGGGAGTCGACCGGTGGCCGGGGGCTGCTGCTCGTCGAAGCGATGTCGGCGTCCTGGGGCTCGGTGCCGCTGAGCGGCGGCAAGCAGGTGTGGAGCGAGATCACCCTGGAGCCGGGCGAGCGGCTCGGCGCCGCGGAGGCGGCCGGCGCGGACGTCCGGCCGAACGGTGAGGAGGTGCGCTGA
- a CDS encoding SAV_2336 N-terminal domain-related protein, translating into MTGGSDRLREVLGVFAGAGVELDRHSLLDALWLAGRLPTGEQSAPLARALGPGHRSVSGAEACPEPPPPPAPDDGAMAEAEPPDVLPLDDLGGDLHAAPETGTVPRPPRREFPLPPKTSAAIPLRVPENKALLGELGIGRALRPLRQRRTTTRIQEFDEAATAAALAESGLPDVVLRPGHERWLDLALVVDDGMSMLLWRRLAVEWRTMMQRVGAFRMVHVHGLDTRGPDAPLLRGRPFDPDTTSLPPAVLADPSGQTLILLLSDGMGAAWRDGRMHRVLGRWAANGPVAVLHALPPRLWGGSGIQAGRWRVTTRRRGAAGVSWSVSDPVLPADLAPFHGLPVPVLETSAGPVSAWSRLLASTGGTVQLPLLHAPAGRPVVPSGDGTDTVRHFRDAASPEAYRLAAHIAAVAPVSVPVMRLVQSAVPWSADTAHLAEVFLGGLMQPVEAPVAGPLRDQHRIFDFSEAAKSALLDAVSTPELLRTGRHIGHRLEQLAGRSPDFPAWLAHPDGMDHLPAGSRAFSSVERRLMARLGASVQVAPPDDDMEPAGTDGWRPLTSRDPRRLGPYTLHGRQPGARSLVYLGRDRAGKEAAVRVIRPGAPEEAAAMLTTEAEALGRMAGQYAPVLLATGPRDDPPWLAMQLYRPSGQDQGGPPPQLSSLLRAATGSQLRRDTLLSIAYGWHLASAVNLCHLKGLVLPELTPQSVHVVGRSLMLTGLGRCGIDGNFRARGAEAVPTMADNIESLGQILRRLGDKHRVPQSAESGDMALWQGDTWRPLREIVTACLSEDPGRRPTAGEVAETFARYVPMVTELRTGGADSGSAAGTGSAARFSFRPGPQIPLDHDSAELGEAADRPLRGGGPVPRLGRRRMGPEQQRKLELVRARLRFSYRATVVGVDGDVGRSTVTIALGALLSAARGGRVIALDAGHAVGELAGRLNLGGSAGLRHDLLRTLPVADSYEEVLRHTLDGPSGLRALTHGLGRTTPVPVYEEEYRRLMELLSRHFSVVLADWAHLRTESVTDTALSMTHRLVVVAPMTERGIEQTQALLSLLARRGHPELAERAVLAVTGLAGPDRPVRRDDVVEHFRGHPGGVVFIPFDYRLDSQRDIELARLRSRTQDAFLDLAALLAEDFPGHTP; encoded by the coding sequence ATGACAGGGGGATCCGACCGGCTCCGGGAGGTGCTCGGGGTCTTCGCGGGGGCCGGTGTCGAGCTGGACCGGCACTCCCTGCTCGATGCGCTCTGGCTGGCCGGACGGCTGCCGACCGGCGAGCAATCGGCGCCTCTCGCACGGGCGTTGGGACCCGGGCACCGGTCGGTGTCCGGGGCCGAGGCGTGTCCGGAGCCACCGCCCCCGCCCGCGCCGGACGACGGTGCCATGGCGGAGGCGGAGCCCCCTGACGTCCTGCCGCTGGACGACCTCGGCGGCGATCTGCACGCCGCGCCGGAGACCGGCACGGTGCCGCGGCCGCCCCGGCGGGAATTCCCGCTGCCGCCGAAGACGAGTGCGGCGATCCCGCTGCGGGTTCCGGAGAACAAGGCGCTCCTCGGCGAGCTGGGCATCGGCCGCGCCCTGCGCCCGCTGCGCCAGCGCCGGACCACCACCCGCATCCAGGAGTTCGACGAGGCGGCGACGGCCGCGGCGCTGGCCGAGAGCGGGCTGCCCGACGTCGTGCTGCGTCCCGGGCACGAGCGCTGGCTCGACCTTGCGCTCGTGGTGGACGACGGCATGTCGATGCTGCTGTGGCGGCGGCTCGCCGTCGAGTGGCGGACGATGATGCAGCGGGTCGGCGCGTTCCGGATGGTCCATGTCCACGGGCTGGACACCCGCGGTCCCGATGCCCCGTTGCTGCGCGGCCGCCCGTTCGACCCGGACACCACCTCGCTGCCGCCGGCGGTGCTGGCCGACCCGTCGGGCCAGACCCTGATCCTGCTGCTGAGCGACGGTATGGGTGCCGCCTGGCGGGATGGCCGGATGCACCGGGTGCTGGGGCGCTGGGCGGCGAACGGGCCGGTGGCGGTGCTGCATGCGCTGCCGCCGCGGCTGTGGGGCGGCTCCGGCATCCAGGCCGGCCGCTGGCGGGTGACGACGCGCCGGCGTGGTGCCGCCGGGGTCTCGTGGAGCGTCAGCGATCCGGTCCTGCCCGCCGACCTCGCGCCGTTCCACGGACTGCCGGTGCCGGTGCTGGAGACCTCGGCGGGCCCCGTCTCGGCCTGGTCCCGGCTGCTCGCCTCGACCGGCGGCACGGTCCAGCTCCCGCTGCTGCACGCACCGGCCGGGCGCCCCGTCGTCCCGTCCGGCGACGGCACGGACACCGTCCGGCACTTCCGCGACGCGGCCTCGCCCGAGGCGTACCGGCTCGCCGCGCACATCGCGGCGGTCGCGCCCGTTTCCGTGCCGGTGATGCGGCTGGTGCAGTCCGCGGTGCCGTGGTCCGCCGACACCGCCCATCTGGCCGAGGTGTTCCTCGGCGGGCTGATGCAGCCCGTCGAGGCGCCGGTGGCCGGCCCGCTGCGGGACCAGCACCGGATCTTCGACTTCTCCGAGGCGGCCAAGTCGGCGCTCCTGGACGCGGTGTCCACGCCCGAACTCCTGCGCACCGGCCGCCACATCGGGCACCGGCTGGAGCAACTGGCCGGGCGCTCCCCCGACTTCCCCGCCTGGCTCGCGCATCCGGACGGGATGGACCACCTCCCGGCCGGCTCGCGCGCCTTCTCCTCCGTGGAACGGCGGCTGATGGCCCGGCTCGGCGCCTCCGTGCAGGTGGCGCCGCCGGACGACGACATGGAGCCGGCGGGCACCGACGGCTGGCGCCCCCTCACCTCGCGGGATCCCCGACGGCTGGGCCCGTACACCCTGCACGGCCGGCAGCCCGGTGCACGTTCACTCGTGTACCTGGGCCGTGACCGTGCCGGCAAGGAGGCCGCGGTCCGGGTGATCCGGCCGGGCGCACCTGAGGAGGCGGCGGCGATGCTCACCACCGAGGCGGAGGCGCTGGGGCGGATGGCCGGCCAGTATGCGCCGGTGCTGCTCGCGACGGGTCCGCGCGATGATCCGCCGTGGCTGGCCATGCAGCTCTACCGCCCGTCCGGGCAGGACCAGGGCGGGCCGCCGCCGCAGCTCAGCAGCCTGCTGCGGGCGGCCACCGGCTCCCAGCTGCGCCGCGACACCCTGCTGTCCATCGCCTACGGATGGCATCTGGCGAGCGCCGTCAACCTGTGCCATCTCAAGGGGCTGGTACTCCCCGAACTCACCCCGCAGAGCGTGCATGTCGTCGGGCGCTCCCTGATGCTGACCGGTCTGGGCCGGTGCGGCATCGACGGGAACTTCCGGGCCCGCGGGGCGGAAGCCGTCCCGACGATGGCGGACAACATCGAGTCGCTGGGCCAGATCCTGCGCCGGCTCGGGGACAAGCACCGCGTCCCGCAGTCCGCGGAGAGCGGGGACATGGCGCTGTGGCAGGGCGACACCTGGCGGCCGTTGCGCGAGATCGTCACGGCGTGCCTGTCCGAGGACCCGGGGCGCCGCCCGACCGCCGGTGAGGTCGCCGAGACCTTCGCCCGTTACGTGCCGATGGTGACGGAACTGCGGACGGGCGGCGCCGATTCCGGGAGCGCGGCCGGCACCGGGAGCGCCGCACGCTTCTCGTTCCGTCCGGGCCCGCAGATCCCGCTCGACCACGACTCGGCGGAGCTCGGCGAGGCGGCGGACCGGCCGCTGCGGGGCGGCGGTCCGGTGCCCCGGCTGGGGCGGCGGCGGATGGGGCCGGAGCAGCAGCGGAAGCTGGAACTGGTCCGTGCCCGCCTGCGGTTCAGCTACCGGGCGACCGTCGTCGGCGTGGACGGCGATGTCGGCCGGAGCACCGTCACGATCGCGCTGGGGGCGTTGTTGTCCGCCGCGCGCGGTGGGCGGGTGATCGCGCTCGACGCCGGCCACGCGGTCGGTGAGCTGGCCGGCCGGCTGAACCTCGGCGGCTCGGCCGGGCTGCGCCACGATCTGCTCCGTACGCTGCCCGTGGCCGACAGCTACGAGGAGGTACTGCGCCACACCCTGGACGGCCCGTCAGGACTGCGGGCGCTCACCCACGGCCTGGGCCGCACCACGCCGGTTCCGGTGTACGAGGAGGAGTACCGCCGGCTGATGGAGCTGCTGAGCCGGCACTTCTCCGTCGTCCTCGCGGACTGGGCCCATCTGCGGACGGAGAGCGTCACCGACACCGCCCTGTCGATGACGCACCGTCTGGTCGTGGTGGCCCCGATGACCGAGCGCGGCATCGAGCAGACACAGGCACTGCTGTCCCTTCTCGCGCGCCGTGGCCACCCGGAGCTGGCGGAGCGCGCCGTCCTCGCGGTCACCGGCCTTGCCGGGCCGGACCGGCCGGTGCGGCGGGACGATGTCGTCGAGCACTTCCGCGGCCATCCGGGCGGGGTGGTCTTCATCCCGTTCGACTACCGCCTCGACAGCCAGCGCGACATCGAGCTCGCCCGGCTGCGGTCCCGTACACAGGACGCGTTCCTCGACCTCGCCGCGCTGCTGGCGGAGGACTTCCCCGGTCACACACCGTGA
- a CDS encoding AAA family ATPase: protein MNPEPAADWRLFQGDGTQRRVTLPQAPPWRRFGGSRRGAPGPLPYLIAPEHADVVNAALHLRRPLLVTGPAGTGKSSLARAVAHELDLGEVLRWPVNSRANVQDALYRYDAIGRLRETTLSRDRGEAEPSIGSFVRLGPLGTALVPGPRPRVLLVDELDKGDVDLPNDLLTVFEEGVFEIPELARLPESQSVVQVLAADSQDPVTVERGKVLCTEFPVVVITSNGERDFPPAFLRRCIRLDLPTPDEERLRSIVAAHLGDGALVGVEDLLRSFLQRRGPGELATDQLLNAVFLRAGGVDLDADGLLDAVLHQLGGTV from the coding sequence ATGAACCCCGAACCCGCCGCCGACTGGCGGCTGTTCCAGGGCGACGGCACCCAGCGCCGGGTCACCCTGCCGCAGGCCCCGCCCTGGCGCAGGTTCGGCGGCTCCCGGCGCGGCGCCCCCGGGCCCCTGCCGTATCTGATCGCTCCGGAGCACGCCGACGTGGTCAACGCCGCGCTCCATCTGCGCAGGCCGCTGCTGGTCACCGGGCCGGCCGGCACCGGCAAGTCCTCGCTCGCCAGGGCGGTCGCCCATGAACTCGACCTCGGTGAGGTGCTGCGCTGGCCGGTGAACAGCCGGGCCAACGTCCAGGACGCGCTGTACCGCTACGACGCCATCGGGCGGCTGCGGGAGACCACCCTCAGCCGTGACCGCGGGGAGGCCGAGCCCTCCATCGGCAGCTTTGTGCGCCTCGGTCCGCTGGGCACGGCGCTGGTGCCGGGCCCGCGGCCGCGGGTGCTGCTCGTCGATGAGCTCGACAAGGGGGACGTCGATCTGCCCAACGATCTGCTGACCGTGTTCGAGGAGGGCGTCTTCGAGATCCCGGAGCTGGCCCGGCTGCCCGAATCGCAGTCGGTGGTCCAGGTCCTGGCGGCCGACTCCCAGGACCCGGTCACGGTGGAGCGGGGCAAGGTGCTGTGCACGGAATTCCCGGTCGTGGTGATCACGAGCAACGGGGAGCGGGACTTCCCGCCGGCGTTCCTGCGCCGCTGCATCCGGCTGGATCTGCCCACTCCCGACGAGGAGCGGCTGCGGTCCATCGTGGCGGCCCACCTCGGTGACGGCGCGCTGGTCGGCGTCGAGGACCTGCTCAGGTCGTTCCTGCAGCGCCGCGGTCCGGGTGAACTCGCCACCGACCAGCTGCTCAACGCCGTGTTCCTGCGGGCCGGCGGTGTCGATCTGGATGCCGACGGGCTGCTGGACGCCGTGCTCCATCAACTGGGCGGGACCGTCTGA